The proteins below are encoded in one region of Stigmatopora argus isolate UIUO_Sarg chromosome 2, RoL_Sarg_1.0, whole genome shotgun sequence:
- the fhod1 gene encoding FH1/FH2 domain-containing protein 1 isoform X2: MPTVTCRVQFLLDQDPFICTNFPEPRRPPAFDVDQDAPLSQVVPLVHELLDAPLKLEECALQTCPYGNYLDLDSSLSEQRDDLDAFYRDVTKGKKPILILRTQLSVRVHAILEKLYNSHGPELRRSLFSLKQLFQDDEDLVPEFVASEGLSCLVKVAAEADHNYQNYIVRALSQIMLFVDGMNGVVRHAETLEWLYALTGSQSRLLVKTSLKLLIVFVEYQESNSPVLIGAVDAVDVRRGATPWSYVMDVLHQKGGDDDDELPVFAMTLVNKTLAALPDQDSFYDVTDCLESLGMEDAVRRNLGRAAASPDLRVQLTVYEAALRHEDGEICEPSAPGRKDRRKGRRSADPGGARPPSPALPASPAPPASPTSPALPDSPAPPASPTSPAPPPPSLSPLDNRETPAAPGRSFLIHRLSSSPGPCGNSRMVSKAGEDGEAPASPADHRQSADGVSFKDDFLHALATTERDKRRPSRQQTAAAPKEGLPANGNAELSAVRRQLSTLSDDRKFFLDMLFSKASAAGQDDSQQGGGVPGSFSVSAEEASPPDEDVAASRSTEPEASDRVAEEEQPDTRQPSRVDAESPRQRLESASLGPGDAWDQFQLCGATLRIKDLDFSDLLEEEDLDVLDTTDFSCLSAPMGRLPPPPPPPHLPGSLAPPPPPPVPCSLAPPRPPPLPGAPAPPPPPPPPPPPPPLPGAPTPPAPPPPAPPPPPPPPLPGAPAPQTPTRPASPSGTKKKKTVKLFWRELKQTEAPAKCRFGRGTLWTSLDKVQVDTEKLEHLFESRAKETPAAKKAPESKKSEILVLDSKRSTAINIGMTVLPAVHVIKSAILNFDDFAISKEGVEKILSMTPTEEEKRKIREARSANPDVPLGTAEEFLSGLASVSALTPRLQLWSFKLNYEALEKEIAEPLFDLKLGMEQLAGNRTFKKILATLLAVGNFLNGSEAGGFELAYLEKVAEVKDTVRRQTLLHHVCALVTESEPHSSDVYSEIPAVTRSAKVDFELLADNLLQLERRCKASWENLKEVSKHETKSALKNKMADFLKDCTQRILILKVVHRRVINRFHSFLLFLGQPAASARDTKVTDFCRIIGEFALEYRTTRERALTLKRKRDKHRERTKTRGKLITETEKFSGAVPPRPDGSAPVSPEAEHRTMTWMLSQDGGTRRRSHAVGASRGQSPSPRDDRDRSDDMMERLVESVTRDPEARASAPKTRKRSQINRKSMRRTLKSGMSAETLRALGLQKSGKDI, from the exons ATGCCCACCGTCACGTGCCGGGTCCAGTTTTTGTTGGACCAAGATCCCTTCATCTGTACCAACTTTCCAGAACCTCGGCGGCCTCCCGCGTTCGACGTGGATCAGGATGCGCCGCTCAGTCAAGTCGTTCCGCTCGTTCACGAGCTCTTGGACGCGCCCCTCAAG TTGGAGGAGTGCGCCCTGCAGACGTGTCCGTACGGCAATTACTTGGACTTGGACTCGTCGCTGTCGGAGCAACGGGACGATCTGGACGCCTTCTACCGGGATGTCAC GAAGGGGAAGAAGCCCATCTTGATCCTGCGGACGCAATTGTCGGTGCGGGTCCACGCCATCCTGG AAAAATTGTACAACAGCCACGGACCGGAGCTGCGGCGCTCGCTCTTTTCGCTCAAGCAGCTCTTCCAG GATGACGAGGACCTGGTTCCCGAGTTCGTGGCGTCGGAGGGTTTGTCCTGTTTGGTCAAAGTGGCAGCCGAGGCCGACCACAACTACCAGAACTACATCGTGCGAG CCCTGAGCCAGATCATGTTGTTCGTGGATGGCATGAACGGCGTGGTCCGCCACGCCGAAACCCTGGAGTGGCTCTACGCCTTGACGGGAAGTCAG TCTCGCCTGCTGGTCAAAACGTCCCTGAAGCTCCTCATCGTCTTCGTGGAGTATCAAGAATCCAACAGCCCCGTGCTCATCGGCGCCGTGGATGCCGTGGACGTGCGAAGAG GCGCCACGCCGTGGTCCTACGTGATGGACGTCCTCCACCAGAAgggcggcgacgacgacgacgagctcCCGGTCTTCGCCATGACGCTGGTCAACAAAACTCTGGCGGCGCTTCCCGATCAGGATTCTTTTTACGACGTCACCGACTGCCTGGAGAGCCTGGGGATGGAAGACGCGGTCCGTAGGAACCTGGGCCGTGCCGCCGCCTCGCCCGACTTGCGGGTGCAGCTGACCGTCTATGAG GCGGCGTTGCGTCACGAGGACGGAGAAATCTGCGAGCCCTCGGCTCCCGGACGGAAAGATCGTCGCAAGGGCCGGCGCTCGGCCGATCCCGGGGGGGCCCGTCCGCCTTCGCCCGCTCTTCCAGCTTCGCCCGCTCCTCCAGCCTCTCCCACTTCACCCGCTCTTCCAGACTCGCCCGCGCCTCCGGCCTCGCCCACTTCGCCCGCTCCTCCGCCTCCTTCCTTAAGCCCTCTGGACAACCGGGAGACTCCGGCGGCCCC GGGTCGCTCTTTCCTCATCCACCGCTTGTCGTCGTCTCCGGGCCCTTGTGGGAATTCCAGAATGGTCTCCAAGGCCGGCGAGGACGGAGAGGCGCCCGCTTCACCCGCGGATCATCGGCAGAGCGCCGACGGCGTGTCATTCAA AGACGACTTCCTGCACGCCTTGGCCACCACCGAACGGGACAAAAGGAGGCCGAGTCGACAGCAGACCGCGGCCGCGCCGAAGGAGGGGCTTCCCGCCAACG GCAACGCTGAGCTGTCCGCCGTTCGCCGCCAGCTCAGCACGCTGTCCGACGACAGGAAGTTCTTTCTGGACATGCTCTTCTCCAAAGCGTCCGCCGCCGGCCAAGACGACAGCCAACAGGGGGGAGGGGTCCCGGGGAGCTTCTCCGTCTCGGCGGAGGAGGCGAGCCCCCCCGACGAGGACGTCGCCGCGTCGCGCAGCACGGAGCCGGAAGCATCCGACCGGGTGGCCGAAGAGGAGCAG CCTGACACGCGTCAGCCCAGCAGAGTGGACGCCGAGAGTCCCCGCCAGCGCCTGGAGAGCGCCTCGCTGGGGCCCGGGGACGCGTGGGACCAGTTCCAGTTGTGCGGCGCCACCCTTCGGATTAAAGACTTGGACTTCTCAGAcctcctggaggaggaggacttGGACGTTCTGGACACCACGGACTTTTCCTGCCTTTCGGCACCCATGGGGCGgttacctcctcctcctccgccgccgcacCTTCCAGGCAgtctggctcctcctcctccgccaccCGTGCCCTGCAGTCTGGCTCCTCCTCGTCCACCGCCCCTACCTGGCGCTCCagctcctccgcctcctcctcctccgccgccgccgccgccacccctGCCCGGCGCTCCAACTCctccagctcctcctcctccagctcctccgccgccgccgccgccgcccctgcCCGGCGCTCCGGCTCCTCAGACACCCACCCGGCCGGCATCGCCATCGGggacaaagaagaagaaaacggtCAAGTTATTCTGGCGCGAACTGAAGCAGACGGAGGCGCCGGCCAAGTGCCGCTTCGGACGGGGAACCCTGTGGACCTCGCTGGACAAGGTCCAAGTGGACACGGAGAAGCTGGAGCACCTCTTTGAGTCCAGAGCCAAAGAGACGCCAGCGGCCAAG AAAGCGCCGGAGAGCAAAAAGTCCGAGATCCTGGTCCTGGACTCCAAGCGGAGCACCGCCATCAACATCGGGATGACTGTCCTGCCCGCCGTTCACGTCATCAAGAGCGCCATCCTCAACTTTGACGACTTTGCCATCAGCAAGGAGGGCGTGGAG AAGATCCTGAGCATGACGCCCACGGAGGAGGAGAAGCGGAAGATCCGCGAGGCTCGCTCGGCCAATCCCGACGTTCCCCTGGGGACGGCCGAGGAATTCCTCTCGGGCCTGGCTTCCGTCAGCGCCTTGACCCCCCGCCTGCAGCTGTGGTCTTTCAAGCTCAACTACGAGGCACTCGAGAAG GAGATCGCCGAGCCCCTGTTTGACCTGAAGTTGGGCATGGAGCAGCTGGCCGGCAACCGGACCTTCAAGAAGATCCTGGCCACGCTGCTGGCCGTGGGGAACTTCCTCAACGGCTCCGAG GCCGGCGGCTTCGAGCTGGCTTACTTGGAGAAGGTGGCGGAGGTGAAGGACACGGTCCGCCGCCAAACTCTGCTCCATCACGTCTGCGCCTTGGTCACGGAAAGCGAGCCGCACTCGTCCGACGTCTACTCCGAGATCCCCGCCGTCACGCGTTCCGCCAAG GTGGACTTTGAGCTTCTGGCGGACAATCTGCTCCAGCTGGAAAGACGCTGCAAGGCATCCTGGGAAAACCTTAAGGAGGTTTCCAAGCACGAGACCAAAAGCGCCCTGAAGAACAAGATGGCCGACTTCCTGAAGGACTGCACTCAAAGGATTCTCATTCTCAAGGTGGTCCACAGGAGAGTCATCAACAG GTTCCACTCCTTTCTGCTGTTCCTGGGTCAGCCGGCGGCATCGGCCCGGGACACCAAAGTGACGGACTTCTGCCGGATCATCGGCGAGTTTGCGCTGGAGTACCGCACCACCAGAGAGAGGGCGCTCACTCTCAAACGCAAGCGAGACAAACACAGGGAGAGGACCAAAACGCGGGGGAAGCTGATCACCGAG ACGGAGAAGTTCTCCGGAGCGGTGCCACCACGCCCCGACGGCTCTGCCCCCGTCTCGCCGGAGGCCGAGCACCGGACCATGACCTGGATGCTGAGCCAAGACGGCGGCACCCGGAGACGCTCGCACGCCGTCGGTG CGTCCCGCGGCCAGTCTCCGTCGCCTCGGGACGACCGAGACCGGTCGGACGACATGATGGAGCGTCTGGTGGAGTCGGTGACCCGCGACCCCGAAGCTAGGGCGTCCGCCCCCAAAACCCGGAAGCGCTcccagatcaacaggaagtcca
- the fhod1 gene encoding FH1/FH2 domain-containing protein 1 isoform X1 → MPTVTCRVQFLLDQDPFICTNFPEPRRPPAFDVDQDAPLSQVVPLVHELLDAPLKLEECALQTCPYGNYLDLDSSLSEQRDDLDAFYRDVTKGKKPILILRTQLSVRVHAILEKLYNSHGPELRRSLFSLKQLFQDDEDLVPEFVASEGLSCLVKVAAEADHNYQNYIVRALSQIMLFVDGMNGVVRHAETLEWLYALTGSQSRLLVKTSLKLLIVFVEYQESNSPVLIGAVDAVDVRRGAGSRDGIALVVVQGLALALTRKNTCSPSPGATPWSYVMDVLHQKGGDDDDELPVFAMTLVNKTLAALPDQDSFYDVTDCLESLGMEDAVRRNLGRAAASPDLRVQLTVYEAALRHEDGEICEPSAPGRKDRRKGRRSADPGGARPPSPALPASPAPPASPTSPALPDSPAPPASPTSPAPPPPSLSPLDNRETPAAPGRSFLIHRLSSSPGPCGNSRMVSKAGEDGEAPASPADHRQSADGVSFKDDFLHALATTERDKRRPSRQQTAAAPKEGLPANGNAELSAVRRQLSTLSDDRKFFLDMLFSKASAAGQDDSQQGGGVPGSFSVSAEEASPPDEDVAASRSTEPEASDRVAEEEQPDTRQPSRVDAESPRQRLESASLGPGDAWDQFQLCGATLRIKDLDFSDLLEEEDLDVLDTTDFSCLSAPMGRLPPPPPPPHLPGSLAPPPPPPVPCSLAPPRPPPLPGAPAPPPPPPPPPPPPPLPGAPTPPAPPPPAPPPPPPPPLPGAPAPQTPTRPASPSGTKKKKTVKLFWRELKQTEAPAKCRFGRGTLWTSLDKVQVDTEKLEHLFESRAKETPAAKKAPESKKSEILVLDSKRSTAINIGMTVLPAVHVIKSAILNFDDFAISKEGVEKILSMTPTEEEKRKIREARSANPDVPLGTAEEFLSGLASVSALTPRLQLWSFKLNYEALEKEIAEPLFDLKLGMEQLAGNRTFKKILATLLAVGNFLNGSEAGGFELAYLEKVAEVKDTVRRQTLLHHVCALVTESEPHSSDVYSEIPAVTRSAKVDFELLADNLLQLERRCKASWENLKEVSKHETKSALKNKMADFLKDCTQRILILKVVHRRVINRFHSFLLFLGQPAASARDTKVTDFCRIIGEFALEYRTTRERALTLKRKRDKHRERTKTRGKLITETEKFSGAVPPRPDGSAPVSPEAEHRTMTWMLSQDGGTRRRSHAVGASRGQSPSPRDDRDRSDDMMERLVESVTRDPEARASAPKTRKRSQINRKSMRRTLKSGMSAETLRALGLQKSGKDI, encoded by the exons ATGCCCACCGTCACGTGCCGGGTCCAGTTTTTGTTGGACCAAGATCCCTTCATCTGTACCAACTTTCCAGAACCTCGGCGGCCTCCCGCGTTCGACGTGGATCAGGATGCGCCGCTCAGTCAAGTCGTTCCGCTCGTTCACGAGCTCTTGGACGCGCCCCTCAAG TTGGAGGAGTGCGCCCTGCAGACGTGTCCGTACGGCAATTACTTGGACTTGGACTCGTCGCTGTCGGAGCAACGGGACGATCTGGACGCCTTCTACCGGGATGTCAC GAAGGGGAAGAAGCCCATCTTGATCCTGCGGACGCAATTGTCGGTGCGGGTCCACGCCATCCTGG AAAAATTGTACAACAGCCACGGACCGGAGCTGCGGCGCTCGCTCTTTTCGCTCAAGCAGCTCTTCCAG GATGACGAGGACCTGGTTCCCGAGTTCGTGGCGTCGGAGGGTTTGTCCTGTTTGGTCAAAGTGGCAGCCGAGGCCGACCACAACTACCAGAACTACATCGTGCGAG CCCTGAGCCAGATCATGTTGTTCGTGGATGGCATGAACGGCGTGGTCCGCCACGCCGAAACCCTGGAGTGGCTCTACGCCTTGACGGGAAGTCAG TCTCGCCTGCTGGTCAAAACGTCCCTGAAGCTCCTCATCGTCTTCGTGGAGTATCAAGAATCCAACAGCCCCGTGCTCATCGGCGCCGTGGATGCCGTGGACGTGCGAAGAG GGGCCGGCTCACGTGACGGGATAGCTCTCGTCGTGGTTCAGGGATTAGCATTAGCCCTAACCCGGAAAAATACCTGTTCGCCGTCGCCAGGCGCCACGCCGTGGTCCTACGTGATGGACGTCCTCCACCAGAAgggcggcgacgacgacgacgagctcCCGGTCTTCGCCATGACGCTGGTCAACAAAACTCTGGCGGCGCTTCCCGATCAGGATTCTTTTTACGACGTCACCGACTGCCTGGAGAGCCTGGGGATGGAAGACGCGGTCCGTAGGAACCTGGGCCGTGCCGCCGCCTCGCCCGACTTGCGGGTGCAGCTGACCGTCTATGAG GCGGCGTTGCGTCACGAGGACGGAGAAATCTGCGAGCCCTCGGCTCCCGGACGGAAAGATCGTCGCAAGGGCCGGCGCTCGGCCGATCCCGGGGGGGCCCGTCCGCCTTCGCCCGCTCTTCCAGCTTCGCCCGCTCCTCCAGCCTCTCCCACTTCACCCGCTCTTCCAGACTCGCCCGCGCCTCCGGCCTCGCCCACTTCGCCCGCTCCTCCGCCTCCTTCCTTAAGCCCTCTGGACAACCGGGAGACTCCGGCGGCCCC GGGTCGCTCTTTCCTCATCCACCGCTTGTCGTCGTCTCCGGGCCCTTGTGGGAATTCCAGAATGGTCTCCAAGGCCGGCGAGGACGGAGAGGCGCCCGCTTCACCCGCGGATCATCGGCAGAGCGCCGACGGCGTGTCATTCAA AGACGACTTCCTGCACGCCTTGGCCACCACCGAACGGGACAAAAGGAGGCCGAGTCGACAGCAGACCGCGGCCGCGCCGAAGGAGGGGCTTCCCGCCAACG GCAACGCTGAGCTGTCCGCCGTTCGCCGCCAGCTCAGCACGCTGTCCGACGACAGGAAGTTCTTTCTGGACATGCTCTTCTCCAAAGCGTCCGCCGCCGGCCAAGACGACAGCCAACAGGGGGGAGGGGTCCCGGGGAGCTTCTCCGTCTCGGCGGAGGAGGCGAGCCCCCCCGACGAGGACGTCGCCGCGTCGCGCAGCACGGAGCCGGAAGCATCCGACCGGGTGGCCGAAGAGGAGCAG CCTGACACGCGTCAGCCCAGCAGAGTGGACGCCGAGAGTCCCCGCCAGCGCCTGGAGAGCGCCTCGCTGGGGCCCGGGGACGCGTGGGACCAGTTCCAGTTGTGCGGCGCCACCCTTCGGATTAAAGACTTGGACTTCTCAGAcctcctggaggaggaggacttGGACGTTCTGGACACCACGGACTTTTCCTGCCTTTCGGCACCCATGGGGCGgttacctcctcctcctccgccgccgcacCTTCCAGGCAgtctggctcctcctcctccgccaccCGTGCCCTGCAGTCTGGCTCCTCCTCGTCCACCGCCCCTACCTGGCGCTCCagctcctccgcctcctcctcctccgccgccgccgccgccacccctGCCCGGCGCTCCAACTCctccagctcctcctcctccagctcctccgccgccgccgccgccgcccctgcCCGGCGCTCCGGCTCCTCAGACACCCACCCGGCCGGCATCGCCATCGGggacaaagaagaagaaaacggtCAAGTTATTCTGGCGCGAACTGAAGCAGACGGAGGCGCCGGCCAAGTGCCGCTTCGGACGGGGAACCCTGTGGACCTCGCTGGACAAGGTCCAAGTGGACACGGAGAAGCTGGAGCACCTCTTTGAGTCCAGAGCCAAAGAGACGCCAGCGGCCAAG AAAGCGCCGGAGAGCAAAAAGTCCGAGATCCTGGTCCTGGACTCCAAGCGGAGCACCGCCATCAACATCGGGATGACTGTCCTGCCCGCCGTTCACGTCATCAAGAGCGCCATCCTCAACTTTGACGACTTTGCCATCAGCAAGGAGGGCGTGGAG AAGATCCTGAGCATGACGCCCACGGAGGAGGAGAAGCGGAAGATCCGCGAGGCTCGCTCGGCCAATCCCGACGTTCCCCTGGGGACGGCCGAGGAATTCCTCTCGGGCCTGGCTTCCGTCAGCGCCTTGACCCCCCGCCTGCAGCTGTGGTCTTTCAAGCTCAACTACGAGGCACTCGAGAAG GAGATCGCCGAGCCCCTGTTTGACCTGAAGTTGGGCATGGAGCAGCTGGCCGGCAACCGGACCTTCAAGAAGATCCTGGCCACGCTGCTGGCCGTGGGGAACTTCCTCAACGGCTCCGAG GCCGGCGGCTTCGAGCTGGCTTACTTGGAGAAGGTGGCGGAGGTGAAGGACACGGTCCGCCGCCAAACTCTGCTCCATCACGTCTGCGCCTTGGTCACGGAAAGCGAGCCGCACTCGTCCGACGTCTACTCCGAGATCCCCGCCGTCACGCGTTCCGCCAAG GTGGACTTTGAGCTTCTGGCGGACAATCTGCTCCAGCTGGAAAGACGCTGCAAGGCATCCTGGGAAAACCTTAAGGAGGTTTCCAAGCACGAGACCAAAAGCGCCCTGAAGAACAAGATGGCCGACTTCCTGAAGGACTGCACTCAAAGGATTCTCATTCTCAAGGTGGTCCACAGGAGAGTCATCAACAG GTTCCACTCCTTTCTGCTGTTCCTGGGTCAGCCGGCGGCATCGGCCCGGGACACCAAAGTGACGGACTTCTGCCGGATCATCGGCGAGTTTGCGCTGGAGTACCGCACCACCAGAGAGAGGGCGCTCACTCTCAAACGCAAGCGAGACAAACACAGGGAGAGGACCAAAACGCGGGGGAAGCTGATCACCGAG ACGGAGAAGTTCTCCGGAGCGGTGCCACCACGCCCCGACGGCTCTGCCCCCGTCTCGCCGGAGGCCGAGCACCGGACCATGACCTGGATGCTGAGCCAAGACGGCGGCACCCGGAGACGCTCGCACGCCGTCGGTG CGTCCCGCGGCCAGTCTCCGTCGCCTCGGGACGACCGAGACCGGTCGGACGACATGATGGAGCGTCTGGTGGAGTCGGTGACCCGCGACCCCGAAGCTAGGGCGTCCGCCCCCAAAACCCGGAAGCGCTcccagatcaacaggaagtcca